A genomic stretch from Sphingobacterium sp. ML3W includes:
- a CDS encoding DUF4350 domain-containing protein yields MKGSVKFGLILLGIVLLLIGIIDMTSKKPIIWDRTFDVKDKNPFGAYVVRNELKHIIDRHNEDVERPLYQYLDSMKGTDKNLLFYTSYFSLGEAAENKLLDYVSRGGKAMIIAETIDYYLLDSLAIKVFDFYGYKKGVDIKSHLRVKLTNDNSKIHYAKSDLSTVFSKLPKNATILGGITYQEYLLPNFVEVQIGKGRLYLHLTPDLFGNYYLLNSASQYAYAAKSLSYLNDKPIAWYDFKANTAQYSTPLRVLLTNSGLRQAWYVLLGGLVLLLVFKSKREQRAMEIAKPEPNLSKEFCETIATLYYENGTPGNMVDKKIDYFLHDIRNRFHMDTLALREENFCEELAERSGVSLAETQQLIRLIIRMQGTQQNDVAGLRQINETIEDFKHKAKMI; encoded by the coding sequence ATGAAGGGATCAGTAAAATTTGGGTTGATATTATTGGGAATCGTCCTGTTACTGATTGGTATCATCGACATGACGAGCAAGAAACCGATTATTTGGGATCGGACTTTCGATGTGAAAGATAAAAATCCTTTTGGAGCTTACGTGGTCAGAAATGAATTAAAACATATTATTGATAGGCATAATGAGGATGTCGAGCGTCCATTATACCAATATCTGGATAGTATGAAAGGAACGGATAAGAACCTTCTATTTTACACGTCGTATTTTTCCTTGGGTGAAGCAGCGGAAAATAAATTACTTGACTATGTGTCTCGAGGAGGAAAGGCGATGATTATTGCCGAAACGATTGATTATTATCTTTTGGATTCCTTGGCCATTAAGGTATTTGATTTCTATGGTTATAAAAAGGGCGTTGATATTAAAAGCCATTTAAGAGTCAAGCTGACTAACGATAATAGTAAAATTCATTATGCGAAATCAGATTTAAGTACAGTCTTTAGTAAGCTGCCTAAGAATGCTACCATTTTGGGAGGGATCACTTATCAGGAATATTTACTACCTAATTTTGTTGAGGTACAGATTGGCAAGGGCAGACTTTATTTGCACCTGACCCCCGATTTATTTGGAAATTATTACCTGCTGAATTCAGCCTCTCAATATGCCTATGCTGCAAAATCATTATCTTATTTAAATGATAAACCTATTGCATGGTATGATTTTAAGGCAAACACTGCTCAGTACAGTACCCCATTACGGGTTCTGTTGACCAATTCGGGATTAAGGCAAGCATGGTATGTACTTTTGGGGGGACTTGTTCTTTTGCTTGTGTTTAAGAGTAAAAGGGAGCAGCGTGCAATGGAAATTGCTAAACCGGAACCCAATCTTTCCAAAGAATTTTGTGAGACAATTGCAACATTATATTACGAAAACGGCACACCAGGTAATATGGTTGATAAGAAAATAGACTATTTCTTGCACGATATACGAAACCGTTTTCATATGGATACCTTAGCGTTAAGAGAAGAGAACTTTTGTGAAGAATTGGCAGAAAGGTCTGGTGTCTCACTGGCTGAAACGCAACAGCTAATCAGATTAATAATTCGAATGCAAGGAACACAGCAGAATGATGTGGCCGGATTAAGGCAGATTAATGAAACTATAGAAGATTTTAAACATAAAGCAAAAATGATATGA
- a CDS encoding MoxR family ATPase produces the protein MSDFDKYISFENRIDISVLYDKMAQVKSEVKKVIVGQDQLIDMLLISILASGHSLIEGLPGVAKTLSAKLIAKTISSDFKRIQFTPDLMPSDVTGSSILDLKSNEFEFRKGPIFANIVLIDEINRAPAKTQAALFESMAEHQVSVDGNTYILPVPFIVFATQNPIEHEGTYRLPEAQLDRFLFKINVNYPELEQELEILKEHHAQKASNKEDQVNSVVSAEEIFSFQRLIKSIFVHEELLSYIAQVIIKTRTNPSLTLGASPRASIALLESAKASAALSGRDFVTPEDIRRVASAVLGHRVMLTPEREMEGFTTSYVIDQIINTVEIPR, from the coding sequence ATGAGTGACTTCGATAAATATATATCTTTTGAAAACCGAATTGATATTTCGGTTTTGTATGATAAAATGGCTCAAGTAAAGTCGGAGGTAAAAAAGGTTATTGTCGGACAGGATCAATTGATTGATATGTTACTGATTTCGATTTTAGCTTCTGGACACTCGCTAATAGAAGGGTTACCTGGTGTTGCGAAGACCTTATCAGCAAAATTGATAGCCAAGACAATTAGCAGTGACTTTAAACGAATTCAGTTCACCCCAGATTTGATGCCTTCAGATGTGACGGGATCATCTATCTTGGATCTAAAAAGCAACGAATTTGAATTTCGAAAAGGGCCTATTTTTGCCAATATTGTTTTGATAGACGAGATCAATCGTGCTCCTGCAAAAACACAGGCCGCACTTTTTGAAAGTATGGCTGAGCATCAAGTTTCTGTTGATGGAAATACCTATATTTTGCCAGTTCCATTTATTGTGTTCGCTACGCAGAACCCGATCGAACATGAAGGAACCTATCGATTACCTGAAGCACAACTAGATCGTTTTCTTTTTAAGATCAATGTGAATTATCCAGAACTTGAGCAAGAGTTAGAGATTTTGAAAGAGCATCATGCACAGAAAGCATCGAATAAAGAGGATCAAGTAAACAGTGTGGTTTCAGCGGAAGAAATTTTTTCATTTCAGCGACTTATCAAATCAATTTTTGTACACGAAGAATTGTTAAGCTATATCGCTCAAGTGATCATAAAGACGCGTACCAATCCAAGCTTAACTTTAGGGGCCTCACCGCGGGCTTCTATTGCATTATTGGAATCTGCCAAAGCGTCTGCAGCATTGAGTGGAAGAGATTTCGTAACACCTGAAGATATTAGAAGGGTTGCATCTGCGGTCTTGGGACATCGTGTCATGCTGACTCCAGAACGAGAAATGGAGGGTTTTACAACTTCTTATGTTATTGATCAAATCATTAATACGGTAGAAATTCCAAGATAA